Within the Burkholderia sp. NRF60-BP8 genome, the region GGGATGCTGCGCTTCGTCGGCGAGCCGGAATAGCGGTCGAAGGGCGGGGCGCGACGGCGACGCGGCGATCGATCTGGATGACAACACGGCCGGCGGCGATTCGACCGGCTAGCGGGGAGAAGGCAAATGGCTTTGACGCATGCGGGCAAGGTTTTCGTGGTGTGCGTGGTGGTATTCGGCGTGACCGCCTATTGGCTCGCGTCGCGCATGGTGCGCCGACAGACGGGCGGCAAGCGCGGCTCCGGCGGCGCGGTCGCGTTCTGGTGGCTCGTATGTTTTTGCCTGGTGTCGCTGTTGTTCCCGTTCGTGTACTGGATCGGCGACGAGCTCTACGCACTGACGGTATCGCCGAAATACGAAGCGACCGTCGTGTCCTACCAGTCCGAGTGGGATACCTGCGAGCGCCGCGACAGTTCGGGGCGAACCTCGTCGTACCGGTGCATCAAGTACACGTCGATCCTGGAAGCCGTGATGCCGGATGGCGAACGCATCGTGCTGCCGGGCAACATCCGTTCGGGGGCCGTGCCCGAAATCGGCGAGAAGATCGATGTCGTGTTGCCGCAAGGGGCTCATCAGTGGCACGAACGCAGCGTGCGGAGTATCGGGCTGCTGGCCGGCGGCACGGTGATGGTCGCGATCATCGGGTATTTCGTGTACCTGATCGCGGCGTACGGGGCCGGGAAGAAGATCGACGGCGCGGCACGCTTTGGCGTGGCGGCGGTGCTGAACGGGCTCGTGCCGCTCGGTGCGCTGCTGATGGAACTCGCCTTGCTGAGCGTGCCGTACCGTTACTGGGCGCACGGGAATCCGCAGCGATGGCCGGTGTGGGTGCTCGCGCTGTGCCTGCTGTTCGCGCTGGCGCTGCTGCCGTTGCTGCTCATCTACGCGCGAACCGCGTGGCGGGCGGTGGTGAAGTAGCGGAGGCGCGGCATGCCTGTACCGCGCCTCGCGAGCGCGGCGCGGGGGCAGGTCGCGTCGCCGGCGCTCAACCCGTGCAGCCCAGCCGATCCGCCAGCTCGTTCAGATCCCTGACGTCGAAATCCCACGCTTCGTCGGCTTGCAGGTCGGTCGTCTGGCCGGGCCCGTGTTCGGTCGGCCGCAGCACGAACGCGGTCGACAGCCCGAGCCGGCGCGCGGCCGCGAGATCGCCGTTGTGCGCGGCCACCAGGCACAGCTCGGCCGGCGCGAGACCGAGAATCTCGACCGCTTCGGTATAGACGGCCGGCGATGGCTTGTACGCGCGCGCCACCTCGGCGCCGAGAATCGCGTCCCACGGCAACCCGCCGTGTTTCGCGACGTCGACCATCAGCCGGATGTTGCCGTTCGACAGCGGCGCGATGATGTAGCGTCGCTTCAGACGCTGCAGCCCGGCGACGGCATCGGGCCACGGATCGAGCCGATGCCATGCGAGATTCAGTGCGTCGATGTCGGCATCGGGCACGTCGTCGATGCCGAAGCGGTCGAGCGTGCGCACGAGGTTCTCGCGATGCAGCACGTCGAGCCGCACGTAGCGGCGGCGCCCGCTGCGGATTTCTTCCATCGACGGCGAATACTCGGCGCGCCACGCATCGGCGAACGCGAACGGGTCGAGCGTCGGCGCGTGGCGCGCCAGGAATGCGGCGGCACCGCGTGCGACACCGCTTCTCCAGTCGACGATCGTTCCGAAGACATCGAAAACGAGCGCCTTGATTTCGGCAGGATTCGTCATGGTGATCCAGTGAAGGTCGTTCGATGAGGGGTCACATCGCCGTGCCGCCGGATGGCGCGACGTCGGTTCGATCGACATTGAATCACGGATACGAAAACGCGGCCCGGGAGGCCGCGATGCGTGGCTCGGTATTTCCGTCGCGGTGCGGGTCGCTGCCGCGGCTGCGTGGCCGAGCACATCCGGAAGGATCGACGGGCGGCGCGCCTGCGCCTTCGTGCAGCGCAGCAACCCTGTCGTCGCACCGGCCGCCGCCCGCGAGCCGCGCGGCAACCGAGCGTATCCCCTGATGCAAGCAGGCACGCCGGTTGTGCCGGATTGGTGTTAAATACATTTCGGCGCGCCCAGGCACGGCGCGCAAACGGGGCGCACCGTGCATCGGCGTAAACCCGAGGCGGGACAGGGCACGAAATATCGATAACGAATCGGGCGCATCAGACCCGGTCGGACAGACGGCAGGATTCATCTTGAATACCGAACCGCAAAGTTCTCGCTACAGCTTCGGGCTCGCCGCGGAAGTGCTCGCGTCCGAGCAGAGCGTGCTGAGACTGATCACGCGCAACACGCCGCTGCCGGAACTGCTGTCCGAAGTTTGCCGGCGTGCCGAGGTTTTGCTCGGCGACGGCGCGTCGTGCACGATCCTGCTGCTCGATACGGACGGCGTGCACGTGCGCGTCGGCGCGGCGCCGTCGCTGCCCGCGCAGTACAGTGCGGCGATCGACGGCGCGGCGATCGGGCCGGCGGCCGGCTCGTGCGGCACCGCGATGTACGAGCGCCGGATGGTCGCCGTCGAGGACATCGAAACCGATCCGCGGTGGGCCGACTATCGCGCCATTGCATTGCCGCTGGGCTTGCGCGCGTGCTGGTCGGTGCCGTTCGTCGACGAGGCCGGCGTCGTGCTCGGCGCGTTCGCCATCTATCACCACCGGCCGTGCCTGCCGAGCGACGAGGAAACCGCGCTGTTGCGCGATATCGGCAACAGCGTCGGCCTCGCGGTGCACCAGGACCGGATCGCGCGGCAGCTTGCGCGCAGCGAGGAACATCACCGGCTCGTCGTCAACAGCCTGAACGAAGGAATACTCGTCGTGTCGCGCGACGGCGTCGTGGTCGCGAGCAACCCGAGCGCGAACCGGATGATGCGCGTGAAGGGCGATCTCGTCGGGCGCCGGCTGTCGACGGTGATCCTGCGCAAGCTGCGCGAAGACGGCACGCCGATCGCGCCGGACGACTGGCCGAGCCGGATCGCGCTCGTGACGGGCACGCCTCAGCTCGGCTACACGGTCGGCTTCGGCCTCGCGGACGGCGACATCATCTGGGTGCGCGGCAACGCGGTGCCGATCGTGAGGCCGGGCGAGACGCAGGCCGACTCGGTGCTCGTGTCGTTCAACGACATCGGCCCCGTGCGCGAAGCGCAGCAGCAGTTGCGCTACATGGCGACCCGCGACGCGCTGACGGGCCTCTACAACCGCCGCTGGCTCGGCGACCGCATGCGCGAGCTGTTCGGCGTGCACGATGCGGCGGCCGGGCCCGCGCGCGTCGCGATCCTGTTCATCGATCTGGTCGGCTTCAAGAAGGTCAACGACACGGCCGGTCACGACGCGGGCGACGCGCTGCTGCGCAGCGTCGCGGCGCGGCTCGCGGCCTGTGCGGACGGCCGCTACGCGCTCACGCGCGTCGGCGGCGACGAGTTCGTGATCCTCGTCGACGACTGCGACGATCCCGAGCATCTCGCGGTGCTCGCGCGCGAGGTCATCGACGCGATCGCGAAGCCGTTCGCGATCGCGAACAACGAATACTGGCTCGGCGTATCGATCGGGATCAGCGTCGCGCCGCGCGACGGCGACGACGCCGTGACGCTGATGCGCAACGCCGATTCGGCGATGTACGACGCGAAGCAGCGCGGCCGCAACCACTTCACGTTCTTCACCGCCCAGCTCAACCTGCGGCTGCAGCGCCGCTTCGCGATCGAGCAGTCGCTGCGGCGCGCGCTCGCGTCGGACATGCTGCGGCTCGCGTATCAGCCCGTCGTCGATGCGCGCAGCGGCCGCACGGTCGGCGCCGAGGCGCTGCTGCGCTGGACGAGCCCCGAGCTCGGGCCGATGTCGCCGGCGGAATTCATTCCGGTCGCGGAAGACACGGGGCTGATCGTCGCGATCGGCCAGTGGGTGCTCGAAACCGCGTGCCGGCAGGCGGCCGAGTGGCGTCGCACGATCGCGCCGGACCTGATGCTGGCGGTCAACCTGTCGCCGCGGCAGTTTCACGAAGGGCTCGTCGAATCGGTCGCCCGCTGTCTCGCGCATACGCGGCTCGATCCGTCCGCGCTCGAACTCGAGATCACCGAAGGCGTGCTGATGAACGACACGGACACCGTGCTGCCGATGCTCGAAGCGCTCACGGACATGAACGTGCGGATCTCGGTCGACGATTTCGGCACCGGTTATTCGTCGCTCGCGTACCTGAAGCGTTTTCCGTTGCACAACCTGAAGGTCGACCGCTCGTTCGTGTCGGGCGTGCCCGATCATCACGACTCGGTCGCGATCACGCAGGCGGTCGTCGCGATGGCCCATTCGCTCGGGATGAAGGTCACGGCCGAAGGCGTCGAGACGCAGGCGCAGTCGTGGTTCCTGCAGCAGATCGGCTGCGACATGCAGCAAGGCTATCTGTTCAGCCGCCCGCTGGACGCGAACGACTACGCGCGCCGGCTCGGCGCCGCC harbors:
- a CDS encoding haloacid dehalogenase type II — encoded protein: MTNPAEIKALVFDVFGTIVDWRSGVARGAAAFLARHAPTLDPFAFADAWRAEYSPSMEEIRSGRRRYVRLDVLHRENLVRTLDRFGIDDVPDADIDALNLAWHRLDPWPDAVAGLQRLKRRYIIAPLSNGNIRLMVDVAKHGGLPWDAILGAEVARAYKPSPAVYTEAVEILGLAPAELCLVAAHNGDLAAARRLGLSTAFVLRPTEHGPGQTTDLQADEAWDFDVRDLNELADRLGCTG
- a CDS encoding putative bifunctional diguanylate cyclase/phosphodiesterase, with translation MNTEPQSSRYSFGLAAEVLASEQSVLRLITRNTPLPELLSEVCRRAEVLLGDGASCTILLLDTDGVHVRVGAAPSLPAQYSAAIDGAAIGPAAGSCGTAMYERRMVAVEDIETDPRWADYRAIALPLGLRACWSVPFVDEAGVVLGAFAIYHHRPCLPSDEETALLRDIGNSVGLAVHQDRIARQLARSEEHHRLVVNSLNEGILVVSRDGVVVASNPSANRMMRVKGDLVGRRLSTVILRKLREDGTPIAPDDWPSRIALVTGTPQLGYTVGFGLADGDIIWVRGNAVPIVRPGETQADSVLVSFNDIGPVREAQQQLRYMATRDALTGLYNRRWLGDRMRELFGVHDAAAGPARVAILFIDLVGFKKVNDTAGHDAGDALLRSVAARLAACADGRYALTRVGGDEFVILVDDCDDPEHLAVLAREVIDAIAKPFAIANNEYWLGVSIGISVAPRDGDDAVTLMRNADSAMYDAKQRGRNHFTFFTAQLNLRLQRRFAIEQSLRRALASDMLRLAYQPVVDARSGRTVGAEALLRWTSPELGPMSPAEFIPVAEDTGLIVAIGQWVLETACRQAAEWRRTIAPDLMLAVNLSPRQFHEGLVESVARCLAHTRLDPSALELEITEGVLMNDTDTVLPMLEALTDMNVRISVDDFGTGYSSLAYLKRFPLHNLKVDRSFVSGVPDHHDSVAITQAVVAMAHSLGMKVTAEGVETQAQSWFLQQIGCDMQQGYLFSRPLDANDYARRLGAA